In Corylus avellana chromosome ca8, CavTom2PMs-1.0, the genomic stretch AAATTAAGTGATACATGTAACCACCAAATCCTACGATCTTAATCCCCTAAGATCTCGGTAAGGATAACCACTCAAATCTCTCGTTAGTAACTGCATCGCAGAAACTCAGGGAAGAGTAAGTCATTGGTTAGGGGACTTCCACtacttcatgcctataaaagacggatcatttcttcatatttggGTAAGCGCAACTTTGGCTCTTAAGCTTTCCTTTGTTGcttatactctctctctctcaaattctgacttaggcatcggagtgtccccgccggctcacccccgttctcttcgatccttctctttttctttgttgtgcagtcaaatcTCTTGAGTGTTAGTCGACTCGGACTTGGCAGGTGTGCGATGTCACCAGCAGGAAAACAGTGCTTCAACAATGTTAAAATTTCCAGCAGTAGCTGTTTAGCTTCGAAAGATTGAAAGACATAGCCTCATGCGCAACACTCAAAATGACTCTGGACAGAATCAATATTATAGTTTCTAAGCAAGGGTGGTCTTCCCCAACCCACCCATGCCGATGATTGAAATGACATGATGCTCTGAATCCCCTTCAATAAGCTGCTTCATCAATGTTGCTGAGTGATCAAAAAAGCCCACCACGTCTTCTAACTCGACTTTCCATCCTACGTCTGTGCAGTGCTTCCTCAAGATATAGCGTTGCTGGAACTACATTTGCTTAAGCTCTTATAGTGAGGTATGTTTCCTAATTACCCAAATTTTTTTCGATATTTTTGCTGATGCGTTTTATCTTCTTTCCTACCTTGTGGAGCATTCTTGGGTAGTCAATGTTGATAGTCTTCAACATCTAGTTACTCCTCTGTATTCTACTCTTCTAATGATGAATCTTTCATAGTATCCTCAGTCTGGAAAGCCAACCCTCGATTTGCCGAGCTACTTCCTTCACTATTTCATCGTTTTGTCTTCCCTTGAAATTCTCTAGGAATGTATTTATTAGTTTTAGTTCCCAAGTAAGTTCATTTCATCCTTCAATTCATCAAGGAGATCCTTTTCTTCATCGAGTAGCCGGAGCAAATATTGTACGAGTAAATTAACAGCACTTGATGTAGGATgacatttatctatatttttggtgaaaacaaaaataagaaaaatatcaaaaaataatatttgagcAATGtcgtttgatcaaaatttaccCGTTCtaaaacaatggaagtacaaaatgaaagatttgtcACGATTCGAGCTGATTGTCAATtacatttaattttctttattatattaagattttattttatttgattaagatcttatttattttattaggacattatttcatttccttgctaggattagatttgctttaattattttactttcttttttaggattatgtttactattgCTATTAggattgtgtttattttctctaCTAGTATTTGTCTTCTATATGGATAACTAGGTTTGTAATCTAAAACATACACTTATTCAAATTATTATAGTGAAAATACTGTAGATGCTttaatttggttgaaaaagtAGAGTTGTcgttaaagaaaaaatatgtgttgCTAAAATCATTGATTCCAACTATCGCATCCGTGAAAGAGCATCAACCACCTCCTCCATCACAAGCACAACTCATCACGATcaccacaaaaataaaagatcaataCTGAGTCATTTGAAGATAAtgatgaagttgaagatgacatCCAAAAAGAAATAGTTGAAGAAAGTTTTATGGAATGAGACGAAAAGGAAAATTCGTGTCCTGGTGCTATCTACGCAAATTTCTCCGACTATCTTTTTTCTGAGGAGCTGAGCGTGCCATGTTCGAAAAAAAACTTgaggacgagttttttttttttcaagtggggcTGTTTGATGAAGGATgacatttatctatatttttggtgaaaaggaaaataagaaaaatgttaaaaaataatattggagcaacaCCTTTTGATTAGAATTTTACCCTTTCTCATAAAatgaaagtataaaagaaatGAATTGTCATGATTTGAGCTAATTgtcaattatatttaattttctattttatatgattaagatcttatttattttattaggactttatttcctttctttattatgattatatttgctttaattattttcctttcattttaatgattatGTTTACTATTGCTAGTAGGATTTACGTTTTtctacatgtatttttttttatatatatgatgtgtTCTTTGACAAACATTTTGTTGGTTAAGCGATACAGTAGAAATGGCTTGAAGGTTCCCCAAAGCTTCAACATTTAGGTCCAAATTGTTATGTAAACTCACTGGCCTAGATATATATAGATACCTTAAATTTCAGCTTCCATATCCCTTTTGGCAAACAAGCCAAACAAGTACCTCTCATGTTAAGCGTTTCAAAATTCGTCAGGTTGCCAATGGAAGCTGGAATTTATGCCACTTGAGAAGATTTAATCCTAAATTACCTCAATAAGACCAACTTTCCTATCTCATTGTGAATGGAGGAGATGCTTACTTTCTGCCAACTTGAAGTGTTTGAACACTCGTTTCCAGTGCTTTGACCAAAGCTACATTCACCAAAGCCAAAGAATAACAAAGAACATGCACATTTTGAAGAAATGCACATAAGAATACCACCCTAGAAGGAAAGTCTACGAGAATTGTTTGTAGATGAACGGTTAATATATCCAAATACCTTAAGAAACATCTCTTCTTTGCACTTGGATATGCAGATGTCTCGCACAAGATTGGAAATACAACATGTCTTTATTCCTGTGTCTGTGCTCCTGCTAACCACTTGGATGAAGTTTTGATCAATAAGTGCATCCAAGTAATTGAATTCAGCAATGTGCACCATCTTTCTATCTTGGGTTGAGGTATGAATCCCTCAGCTATTCAAAGTTTGATTAGTCTCTATAAGGGAATCTCACTCTTTTGGATACACACCAATatgcaaaaaatataatttcaattCCCAGTGCAAGTGGATGTAGCTCAATGCCAAGATGTCTTTGTAAATTTTTGTGTTCTGGGTATCAAAGTTACCCTTTACATAATCAACCAATTGATGGCATATTAGGCatgtcttctcttttttattttactttttatttattttatttatttttttgccaaaagtcTCCCTAATGACACAATGGAAAGTGGTAAGCCACCACAAACTTTTGTCATTTGTCTTCCCATATATTATAATTCAAGAGGGTATCTAACGTAAGAGTTCCCAACTTTCATCTTGGTTAAGAAATGGGGGAAGACAAGGGGTAGAGCTTGCACTTGAAGCCACTCTTTTAATGCGGTTGGTGATCAAAATTCTGCTTCCGTTTGAGTCTTTGGGAAAAGCAAGTTTGGCCTTATTCCAGACGTTTGTAAACTACTAGGTACCTCCACCCTTGCAAGTATTCGAACAACTGCTTGACTaggtactttttcttttcttttattttttatttttaattcctATGTACTCATGCCTTCGAGCTCCTTTGTCAACTTGTCTCTATCTAATATTGACATGTGAGATGTTAAAATTTTCAGCAGTAGTTGTTTAGCTTTGAAAGATTGAGAGACATAGCCTCATGCGCAACACTCAAAATGACTCTAGACTGAATCATTATTATAGTTTCTAAGCAAGGGTGGTCTTCCCCAACTCACCCATGTTGATGATTGGAATGACATGATGCTCTGAATCCCCTTCAATAAGCTGCTTCATCAATTTTGCTGAGCGATAAAAAAATCCCACCATGTCTTCTAACTCGACTTGCCATCCCACGTCAGTGCAGTGCTTCCTTAAGCTTTTGTGTTGCTTGAACTACATTTGCTTAAGCTCTTATGGTGAGGTACATTTCCTAGttacctaaattttttttttcgatgttTTTGTTGATGTGTATTATCTTCTTTCCTACCTTGTAGAGCATTCTTGGGTAGTCAATGCTAATGGTCAGTTCCTCCTACTGTGTTCTGCTCTTCTAATGATGAATCTTTCAATAGTATCCTCAGTCTCGTAAGCCAACCCTCGATTTGCCGGGCTACTTCCTTCACTATTTCATCGTTTTTTATTCTCTCGAAATTCTCTAGGAATGTATTTATTAGTCTTGGTTCCCTTTGAAGTGAGTTCACTTCATCCTTCTGTCCATCAAGGAGATCCTTTTCTTCATCGAGTAGCTAGAGCAAGTATTGTATGAGTGAACTAACAGTACCGTGATGTTGGATGACATTTAACTATATTTTCGAtgaaaacgaaaataaaaaaaatatcaaaaaataatatttaagcaacatcatttgatcaaaattttacccGTTCttaaacaatggaagtacaaaagaaaatatttgtcaCTATTTGAGTTGATTgtcaattatatttaattttctattatatattaagattttattttatttgcttaagatcttatttattgaaaatcttattaattgaagatcttatttattttattaggactttatttccttcaTTTACTAGGATTTACTTTTTCTATGAGTattcttgttatatatataatttttttttttaaattttttaatatgcatACTCGAGTGCGTTGCATATGTGTATCAGGATCCCTAGCAATAGATAGGAAATTacccttggattttttttgtaaatctGAACCGTTGATTTCCATCCAACCGTCTAAATTTCGCTACGTGTTCcactcaaaagaaaataataaaatataattaaaatttttaaaaataaaacatttaaaattaatttgtaattatgGGGTGGTTGTCACCCCATTTTCCCATAGGTATGGTCATTCTAGCTCACCCATGGGTGGCTTTGGTTCGTGTAGTGGCCATCCCTACGGGCCAAACTCACCAAAATTTGCCACCCCTCAAGGGCCAATTGGAGGCTGGAGCTGGCCACCCCATGatcgccggccacccccaagggccatgggggtggcgcCGGCTAACCCTAATTGGCCTTTGGGTGTGGCCGAGctgccgaagccaccccatggttgagatggggtggccagccgtcatataattttaaattaattatttaattatttaattttatatattttttttaaaatttaaaatatattttattattttcttttgaatgtgACAAGATTTAGACAGTTGAATGGAAATCAACCGCAAAAAAACCATGAGCAATTCCCCGCTATTGTTGGAGGAGTAGAGATTTCGGCTGCCAAACGTCTGCcaagtgagatttttttttttttaaataaaaaagggaaagaggTTACAAGAGGTATTATAGATGACCGAATTAGCGGCATTAACatcaaatttgaggcattatcactaaatttaggatgtcCGAATCCCTTTAGAGTGATACCATCCTTAAATAGTTAACTTTCCACccctagattttagttttaaatccaaaaatgaattttgaggcattagaaccCAAATATTAGCGTatgaaaatttaaataacatataaaaaaaaataacaaaattttcatttttgttttgtttttttgttttttttttttaaatttttattattatttttttattttgtagatgCAGCCACGAGTTTGAACTACGCTTGTCTGCCTCAATTTGACAGCCGCATAGACGGACTCATTGCTGGGGATCGATCCTGATTCTGCCCcgcagaaaagaaagaaagaatggagACCTACGGAAATGAGGGCAGACGCCGGAAAAGAGCGAGGACCTCCGAAACATTCTCTTTAGAACATGCTGATGCCGACACCATCTTCGCTCTGTTACTCGCAGCAATCTTCAACTCTCACAGACCCGGCTCCCTCTCCTTGATCGAGAAATGCTTAATCAAGCTCAATCCCTCTTTTCTCTCACTAAGCCCAAACCCCACCCTCTCTTTGCTCCCATTCATTCTCACTTCCAAGTAATCCCTGCAATGCAGCCCTCTATTCGCTCAAATACAACGTACCCATTTCGAGTTGCTGCTAATTCTCGGagttattctttttcttttattgcagAAGGGCCGAGATAGCGGCTCGTGGTGCGGAGATTGTGGGCGCGGCATCGCTGTTATCGCTGGAAATGAACGAACAGATTGCTTTGGATGGTGAGATTGTGAAAGGTTTGGTCTCGGCGTTGGGGAGTTCGAAGAGGATTGTGTTAATGGCTGCCTGCAATGCTGTTTTGGATATGTCGACCACCTCGGTTGCTCGGCAACGCCTGCTGGAACTCTCCGCTTTGGAGAGTCTTATGTGAGTGTATAAATTAATGGAAGATTATCATGTTTTTATTACCTGttgcatttcttttctttttctttttctttttatttatttgtatttattttaatgtatgTGGTGGCGTTTTTAGTTTCACTAATGTTTCTCAAattgctttcattttcttgacAATTGAGGAAAATAAATGAGTTTCTGAATTTTAGTATTATGAAAGATTTGAAATTAGCCAAGTTACCGGTTTAGGCTTGTTAAAACAGTGGTCGGAAATAGCAGTGGAATCATCTCCGATGCTGAAGTTAGTAAGTAAATGGTGAGGTAAATTGGTAGAGTATTGGCAAAGAGAATGGAAGTGTGCGTACCTAGGGAAGCTACCTCCCCTCCATTTTATAGGCTTACCATCTTGAACGTCAACTGGGTGATTATTAGAGGTAAGGAATCAGCATAAGAAATAAGCATGGAAAGAGCCATGTAGGCATGAAGCCAATCCATCGGATCTCTCCCTAACTGTAAGTTTCCCATCAAGACCAACCCAAAATCAGCAAGATAATTAAGGGTGGATTGTGTTTCCTTATATGATCATATTCAATTTATCACATGTGTGGGGAAAGAAGGGATCTGATGTATTCCACCCACATGGTGTTATGTGAGACTCCTCGTTTTGGGATGTTAGTGGGCCAAAGGCATGGGCTTTCTCTCGAGCCTCTGTGGCCTGGTGGTTTCTAGCTTGGATGACCTTTCGGTGGTGAGGTTTAACAACACAAGAAAAAGCGCTAGTCAATCTTTtttgctatcaccccaaaatgactagtcaattatGACTTtcttagaatcacttataaaacctAGTTTTGCCTAGTAAGGAAGCAATGGGGGACTTAATATCCATAAGTGTCATTATAAATTACTTACTCAATGTGGACTACtaatcttctcaatatgggatcGGAGTGTTACATGAGATCCCTTGAGCCTTTGATAAGCATATTGGGCACTCCAAGGCTTATTTTAgtataatattaaaacaaattatGGTTTCTGTGGGATATTGATATGAAGTATGCAATTAggtatctctctttttttgtttttttctatttctaaatgtgtatatatattttttaaattttgtttccgTTTTGGAGCTGTTGGTGGCAATACCCTTACCCATGTAATGTGGTGTTTGCATGGCTACCGGAAAAGAAGTGGAAGTTCTGTGTAGCACACCTGAAATCATGGGTTGGTGAGATCTGGTTTTGTAAGTTAGAGAGGTGGTTCATGGGCAGGGTTATGTGACGGTACTGCTGCATCACATGACTGacctaattattttttgtttccttagcGAGTGAATTCAGATAGACTGGTTTAGTATTGgcatttttaaatggaaaacatgtattgtatttttatctttatttattcttcttctgGAGCAATAAATGGATAATGTAATTTATAATTCTTGTGCATAAGATCCTCTCATATACCTCCCTCATTTATCTTGTATAATAGTTGTTGAACTGCAAGTGAAATCAaccaattgattttttatgTTAAAGGATAATAGTACTTAGTATTAATGTTTGTTGCTTTTTCTTgttgaaagaaaaagtaatatcattttcttttttgtgtacTTTTGGCTACTCTGGCTTAGAGCTCAGTGGATTTATGATATTTCGTATGATATGCTTAATAGGCAATCCAATTTGTTCATCCAAAACATAAAAGTTGGGATACCTGCCTATGGGTGCTTTTATGCTGGGATTTTTGGGTttagattttacaaaaaaaGTGTTTGAAGAATGTCAGTTGATTGTAGGTGGGGAAGAGATAGATGGGCTATTTGTTGAAGAATACTAGCCGCTGGAAAATTCTGGCGATAGtagagattattattattttttttttgggaaagcaATTTGATTTCCACCAGGTTGGGAAATTTTAGCCTTTGGGGTTTCAAAAGCCATGAGAGAAGGATCATGGTCTGGCCTTTGGGTTGTAAACAGGGAAGTAAAAAAGAGAGGTTCAATGGTGTTCCCTAGCTGTATACATTAATCTGTGTGCAGTgcatggagaagaagaagatgaaaagaaagaggaaaaggcCTAATCTTTCGCTTATTATATTCACTTTAATTCAATATCTTAGTAGTATTTTGAGGGTTTATATTAAACAAACAGTAGATATCCAAATACCCATTAAAagttctgaattttttttgaatactCTTTCTATCAGTAACACCCTCTGAAAGACTAAGGCATATCTGCACTTTTGGTTTTAAACCTTATTCAGTTCCCTCCGACAAGTTTCTTTGCTAAATGAGAAATATACTATTTTACCTTTCCCATCTTATTATATGCTTTACTGAAAGCACGCCTTTTCTCCTTCAAGCGGGTTTGAGTAAGAAAAAAGTTTCAGATTCTGCAGAACATTCAGCACTTCTGAACACCTTTAATTATCATCTACAAATTAAAAGATGAAAGGGTCTTGGTCTAGAAGAGGAAACTAGTGAAAACCGGGATCGGAAACACTGTTCGACTTGGCATATTGGTATGGGTTTGCTCTTGGATGTAGACAGAAGTTGAACTCTTGTTTTCGCTTTTCCTCAATGATCTTTTCCATtaagtttaaatgatttttgtgtttttaggcaACGCCTAGACACTCTAATTGTCTGTAACTTTCTTGAACTTTCTAATTATAGTTTTCTTCCTGTGATTATCTTCACTTGAGTAATATATTGTTATGATGCTGAAGTCGACAGGCCGTGAGGCTCAACCAAATCAAAGGCCAGTAATGGCATTGATTTTCTTGCCATTTTTTAGCCCACGGTGGCAAAAATGGCTTCCCTGCTTGTTTCACATTGTGATTATATATCAGTTTGTGTTTGGATTCCACATCCGACAGTATATTAGATAGCTGATTTAAGGATTTTGAATAATTTGACTTTAACTTTCATTAGGTTTGGATTGCTTCAGGTTCCTAAATTTTCAGGGATGCCAGTTTCTATATGCTCTGTGGATGATGGAAGTGTTACCTGTTGCAAGATTGGAATTGAGGAAGATGAATTTCCAGTATTACTTCTTACTGCATGTATAATTCTCATTAACTCCTGCAACATTGAGCAATTGGAAAAGCTCCCAAGAATCCTCTCTGAAACTTTCTTGGCCTCTTTGAAAAAGCTGTGGGCTGAAGTGCATAATGAAATGTTGCTTGCCAACCCCATCAAATCCAGCCAAGAGGCACACATTTATATAAGCAATATTAGGATTAATAATCTGGCAGAAAGCATCTTTAGGCTTTCCATTAGAAGTAGTCAAGTTACACCAACTTTGCCTTTGGAGGTGGTTAAAAGAAGTATTTTTGGTTTGAGTAAATCTAGTTTTGAAGATTTCATGTTAACTCATTGGGAGGTATCGCCCTTTCTCATACAAAGACTCTCAAGGGCTTTAAGTGAGAATGATGATATTTTCAGTTCATTTGTACAGCCTCTACACTTGACTAAAACAGTTCCTTCCTTTATTTCTTCAATCCTTCGGAATTTAGTTTCTTGTTTTCCTATTGCTTCAGATGAACTAGACATCCTTAGTTTCTTAATGGAAGTGGGAAATAAATTGGGTTGCCCTATAATCTATCAGCAGGACATACGGGTGTTAAGAACAGAAAGGCAATTGAAAAGAGAGGTTCATTTCTTTCAGGAGAGTTTGAACTCCTGCTGCAAAAAGGGTTCTCACATTTTTAACATTGATGAAGTAAAAAAATGTGAAGAAGCATATAAAGAGGGTTATACAGTTGCTGTCCGTGGCATGGAATTCCGCTTTGAGAGCATTGCCGCTATTGCAAATGGATTAGCATCTTTCTTTGGTCAACCATCTGTAGGTGTCAATATGTACTTGACACCACCTAATTCTCAGGGTTTGGCTCGTCACTTTGATGACCACTGTGTGTTTGTTTGCCAACTTTTTGGTACTAAGCAATGGACCGTTTTTCCTCGGCCGAATGTCCAGTTACCTCGCCTATATGAGCCTCTTGATAACCTATATGTTGCAGAGGCTGAGGTCTCAATGGCTGAGTGCAGAAAGATTTTGCTAAATGAAGGTGATATTTTGTATATTCCCAGAGGTTTTCCTCATGAGGCGTGTACAGATGATGGTGGTCCCAATGGTTCTGCTGGATGTTCCATGCACCTTACACTTGGTATTGAGGTTGAACCACCTTTTGAGTAAGTAAAATGTTGTCTTTCTTTGCTTGTGAATATCTTTTAAAGTTGGTTCCAATGGTTTTAACTTGTTATGGTTTCTTTTGGTTGTTATATGTGAGAAGTGGTGCTTTTTCTTGAGGGGATATTTTATTATGCTTTCTACTTTTCAAGTTCATATTGATTGCTGAATGTCATGAGGCCAATTTAAGATTTGACCATAACTCTTAGTAGGAAGTTTGTACGACCTTTTTATTTCCTCAGCTAGACAAATTATTCTATAGGGAAAAATCATGGTTAGATATGGTACGAAATAAACATATTATTCTTAATATGCAATAAATTGTTGAAGATGTGTTGTACTTTTTTTGAATGGTAGGATGCATAAGAAATGTAAAATATGCACTAGAAAGTTGGCCGAAGGTGTACGTTGATCTCTAAGGGAGGAAGGGTTGGGAATTAGGAACTTTTTGAGGTTCAATCATGCTTTCttgggtaaatggctttggcaATATGGGCTTGAGAGAGAGGGGCTTGGTGGACTCTAAATATGGAAGTTCTTGGGGATGGTGGTGTTCTAGTGAGCATATTGGGGCGTATGGGGTGggtttatggaagaatattaggaggggtgGGGGTAAGTTCTATGGTCACACCAGATTTGAAGTGGGTGATAGTTTCAAGGTTAggttctggcatgatatttggtatTGCTCGCGCAAAAGATGCTCCTGTTAAGGCTCACATCAAAATTTTTGGAGGTACCATTCAGTGGAACATAAGCTTTGCTAAAGAGGCTTaggattgggaggtggatgccTTTGCCTCATTCTACAGGTTGTATTTAGTAAAAATGAGATGGGAAGTGGTAGACAAGTTGTGATGGATCCCTTCCAAAACAGGATTGTTTGGTGTTTAATACTTCTACAGTGTCATGGGTTGTCATGATGGTTTCCATTTCCTTGGAAATGTATTTGGAGGACTAAGGTTACATTGAAAGTTGccttttttgtgtggtcggtGGTCGTAGGTAAGATCCTTAACATAGACAATCTCCGAAAGCTGCAcatcattgtggttgattggtgtgTTATATGCAAAAAGAATGGGGTGTCTATGGACTATCTTCTTCTTcgttgtgaggttgcttgtgccattTGGAATGCCTTCTTCAAACATTTTGAgctgtcttgggttatgcttaGACGAGTAgttgatttgtttgcttgttggtggattTCCAACAGTACTTGGAGTGTTGTTGTATGGAAAAGGGTGCCTTTGTGCCCTTTGTGgtgtttttggaagaaaataaatgatagGTGTTTTGAGGACCACAAGAAGAAATTGGAGGAGTTGAATTCTTTTCTCTTcaatactttgtatctttggacaactgcattgtttctcttttagtgattagttatcatgatttttttacTCCTTTTGCCTCTACTTCCTAGGTGgtttctcttttatacttcctgtgtacataAAGGcaatattttgattattaaaaaaaaaaaaaagcccactaGCTTAACATAATTGgtgaaaatcaatttgaatcatAAGTACTTCAGCCATTAAATTGAGTATGCCGTCTATATTCTTTTTAATCatttgtctatttatttattattttggccAATAAGCTCTTTATCAAATGGTTACTCTTAGAAGAATGAGTTGGAGGGTGAGATCGTGGTTAAATATCTAGTAAGTGCATGTGCATCTTATCAATAAAAAACTAttccttttagtttttaaaagctTGACTGAGAACAGTGTGGACAAAAAGTCAACCCATACCCATTGTATGACTTAATTAGGTGTCATGGTTCTTTGTATAATATCATGCCACACTGCCATGCTGTCATGCTGGCATGGCCTGGCCATTCTTTTGATTGAATTCtttctaatattattataaACCATACTTTTTTAGCTGGATTAAAAGATGGACTTTGGTATCACACTTCATTATTGGAAGCAATTATATAGTTGTACTTGTGAAACtatgtgatatttatctgtttatttatttttttgttttgtgtgaaTGTTGAATGAGATATTAAATTGTTATCAACGCTATACTAATTGGTGTAATGTAATATCATTTAATGCTTATCTTATATCTCCCTTCTCCGAGCTTCCTCTCTACATTGTCAACCCGATAACCATAATTTTCCACAAagacaatttgaaaaaatattgcaTCGTTATAATCCAGCCTGGTTCAAAGAACATGCTAACTGGTTGGAATACAATATTTCAGAAGATGTTGCATCTTGCCCCCTCTGAACAAAATCCTTGCTCCACTGAATACCTAAGACCAATTCAAACTAAATATGTGCACCTCTCCTCTCTAACAGCCAGCCTCTGTGTCTTCTCCAtttcttattttgaaaaaatagtttttttttttttaaaaaaaaaaaaaacaaaaaaaaccagcaGGTGCATAACATTTGCCCCCCCTTAAAAATCTCACTTA encodes the following:
- the LOC132190701 gene encoding uncharacterized protein LOC132190701 translates to METYGNEGRRRKRARTSETFSLEHADADTIFALLLAAIFNSHRPGSLSLIEKCLIKLNPSFLSLSPNPTLSLLPFILTSKRAEIAARGAEIVGAASLLSLEMNEQIALDGEIVKGLVSALGSSKRIVLMAACNAVLDMSTTSVARQRLLELSALESLMFGLLQVPKFSGMPVSICSVDDGSVTCCKIGIEEDEFPVLLLTACIILINSCNIEQLEKLPRILSETFLASLKKLWAEVHNEMLLANPIKSSQEAHIYISNIRINNLAESIFRLSIRSSQVTPTLPLEVVKRSIFGLSKSSFEDFMLTHWEVSPFLIQRLSRALSENDDIFSSFVQPLHLTKTVPSFISSILRNLVSCFPIASDELDILSFLMEVGNKLGCPIIYQQDIRVLRTERQLKREVHFFQESLNSCCKKGSHIFNIDEVKKCEEAYKEGYTVAVRGMEFRFESIAAIANGLASFFGQPSVGVNMYLTPPNSQGLARHFDDHCVFVCQLFGTKQWTVFPRPNVQLPRLYEPLDNLYVAEAEVSMAECRKILLNEGDILYIPRGFPHEACTDDGGPNGSAGCSMHLTLGIEVEPPFEWEGFAHVALCCWNQSHKQPQYASFESVLVDLHVISVNLLHVAIGLLGNSEPTFRKACLAAAYSLPSGTRYWLDLNQRTIFSHLIDKINTESRFLEALRSIEVAIQKNEDPFQRIRWLRLLNPDGETIEGHDWNLSCMEMAKLFPLCVTQKEKVEAAFMHVKSRFCDEVLFGNVLDSYKMLLDKYRKPRQQYMDGMISLHCTS